The sequence CTTATTTTTAGACTTGTTGTAAAGGACGAAGGGATTCTAGCGTTGTAGTATCTTTCATATTAAATCGGTACTCACCTAAAAAGTTGATAATGCTCCCATCCTAGTGGTGAGATATGTTTTAATAGTTCTGCGTTAAACCCATGCGTACTTCTTAGCATTTCTACAGCTTTGCTTAAATATACGGTGTTCCATATAATGATGGCATTAATAAGAATGCTTAATACACTTGCTCGTTGCAATTGGTCTTGGAGAGCACGTTCACGGAATTCTCCGTGTTTCCCAAAAAATATTGCTCTTGCTAGTGAATTCATTGCTTCCCCTTTGTTTAATCCTCGTTGGACTTTTCTACGTAACGTTTTATCTGAAAGATAATCTAAAATAAAGATAGTCTTTTCAATTCTACCCATTTCTCTTAATGCCTTTGCTACTTTATTCTGGCGAGTATAAGAACCTAATTTGCCCATAATTAGTGCACCGGACACTTTTCCTTCTCGAATTGAATGGGCTATACGTAAAACGTCATCATAATTTTCATAAATCAATTTCATATTCACTTGTCCCCTTATAAGACCTTCTATATTTGAAAAATCTTTAGGTGAACCAATTGTATACAATTTAGAACTTGATAAGTCCCTTAATCGGGGTGCAAAACGGAATCCCAACAAGTGAGTTAAGCCGAATACTTGATCAGTATAGCCGGCTGTATCCGTATAATGCTCTTCAATCATTAAATCAGATTCATGATGAAGTAACCCATCAATCACATGTATAGCATCTCTTGCATTCGTGTTAATAACTTTTGTGTAAAAGGAAAAAAATTGATCACTTACGAATCTATATATAGTCGCTCCTTTACCAGATCCATAGTGTGGATTCGAGCTAGCACTCAAAGAAGACACCCCAATTTGAACACGCATTCCGTCCGATGATGAAGTAGTACCGTCACCCCAGTAAGAAGCCAAAGGTAGCCGATGTTGAAAATTAACCAATATCGCCTGAGCACGATTTAGTGCATCATCGTACATACGCCACTGACTTGCATTAGCTAACTGATGATAAGAGATATTTGGTGTAGCCTCTGCCATTTTCGTAAGTCCAATATTTGTTCCCATAGCCATAAGTGAAGCAAGTGTAATAATGATTTCTTCCTCTTTAGGTGGTTTGTTTGTGGATGCATGAATAAATTGTTGCTCGAAGCCTGTCCAGTTCGCCACTTCTAGAAGTAGGTCTGCAAGTTTAACCCGAGGTAACATGTGATAGAGTTTAGAACTTAGTTGTTTGGCTTCCTCTGGAGTATCCTTTTCTAAACGCTGGAGATGTAGGTTTCCCTTGTCAATATCTAATACTGTTCAACTTGTAAATTAGAGATAAATAGACACTTGATACAACTTGAGTTCGGAGCTAAATGGTAGTCAATTATCATCACTATTTTTTACTATGACTTCACCATTAGGGTATCTATGCTTAATATAATCTCCTCCCCAATCACAAAGTACCTTTAAAACTTTTTTTAACGATTCTCCATGTTCTGTAAGGGAATATTCAACTTTTGGTGGCACTTGATTGTATACTTTTCTAGATATTAAGCCATCTTTTTCGAGCTCTTTTAATTGCTCGGTGAGCATCTTTTGTGTAATACCAGTTACCAAGCGTTTTAATTCACCTGTTCGTATAGGACCTCTTGTTAAGTGATATAAAATATGCGATTTCCATTTTCCACCAATAACTTCTAAAACCACTTCGATTCGATTATTGTATTCCTTCTTCATAATGAACTCCTTTATATATCCAATAGGTACTTTTTCGTGCCTATATTACGAAAAAGTGTCTATATCACGAAAAAGTGCGTACTTTTCATTATATCAGTACTATACCATAATAGGGTTTGTTAGCAACTTATGAACAAGAGTGTTGTGACTTTATTCATTGAACACCTCATGCATAACGAGTTAATTATCATACATGATGGAGGTAGTAAAAATATGAAAAAAGAAAATCGTACTGCAAATTTTTATGACGTGATTCGCGAACGTCGTTCGGTTCGCTTTTATGATCCTTTAGTTAAGATCAAAGAAGAAGAAATTAAAGAGCTGCTTGAAGAGGCTATTCTTGCACCAAGTGGAACAAATCTAAATCCTTGGCGTTTTATGGTATTTACAGATTCTACTCTTAAAGAGAAGCTACTTCCAATGGCTTCAGGACAACAACAAGTGGTTGATGCATCCGCAGTTATTGTGGTGTTAGGAGACATGAATGCTTATTCAATGGAGAACGCTGATAAAATCAATCAAAGAGCTGTAGATGCGGGGTATATGACAGAAGAAATTAAAGACAGAATCAACAACAGTGTACAGGGATATTATGGTTCTGTAAGTGAACAAGTAAAAAAAGAATGGCAAATGCTTGATGGTGGTCTAGTAGCCATGCAACTCATGCTAGCTGCAAAGGCAAGAGGATACGATACCGTACCTATGCTTGGCTACAGCATTGAAGAATTCCGTAAGGAATTTAATGTCCCAGAAAACTTAGTTAACATCCTAATGCTTGCTGTTGGTAAAGCAAGAGAACCAGGATTCCCAACAGTAAGATTAGGGGTTGATGAAGTAACTTACTGGAATGGAAAACTTTAATCATTACTATTTAATAATGTATTTTACTATTGTAGGGGGACCATCGACAAAGAGGTTCCCCCAATACTAAAGGCGCAATAAAAAGTAAATTATCAAAGTAAAGAATCGGGCGAAATTTTTATTAAATCAATATTGAAATGAAAATACGCTCCAATTATGGATATTAAGTATCTATATAAACTACGAAAGAAGGTTTTTTTATGAAATTAAGTGTTTTGGATCAAACTCCAGTTTCAAATGGACAGACTCCTCATGAAACTATACAAAATACTATTGAATTAGCTCAATTAGTAGATGGTTTAGGATATCAAAGAATATGGTATTCCGAACATCATGGATCTGCAAACTTAGCTAGTGCTTCACCTGAAATATTGATTGCCCATATTGCATCAGTGACGAACCAAATTCGTGTTGGTTCTGGTGGAATCATGCTGATGCATTACTCTCCATTAAAAATGGCTGAAATATTTAAAACATTAACGACATTATATCCTAATAGAATTGATTTCGGTGTAGGCCGTGCACCCGGTGGTGACCAATTTTCTACTCTTGCATTACATGAAGGAAAACAACCGAACCTGTTCAACCAGTACGATAAATTAGTGGAAACGATGATGTTTATGTCAGAAACGATGCCTATTGATCATCTATATAATCGTACACTGGCAGCTCCATTGAGTGCTCCATTACCTGAAGTTTGGCTATTAGGATCTAGTGGCAGCAGCGCTGCACAAGCAGGACGATTTGGTATTGGATATTCGTTTGCTCAATTCATTAGTGGACAATTATCTGCCGAAATGTTGGAGTCTTATCGTACAAATTTCACTCCTTCGGAGTTTATGCAAAACCCTCAAATTAATGTTGGTTATTTCGTGATGGCGGCAGAAACAGCTGAAGAAGCTGAATATCATGCAGCTAGTTTAGATTTAAACTTATTATTTTTAGATAAAGGGATGCCTTTGCAAATATTATCTCCTGAGGAAGCATTAAATTATTCTTATACCGAAATGGATAAGATGCATATACAGAATAATCGTAAACGATTCTTAGTTGGGAATGCAAAAGATGTTGCAAATACGTTACGTGCACATGATGAAAATTTTGGTATTAATGAAGCTGTGATTGGGACAATCAGTCATAGTCATGAAGCAAGACTACAGTCTTATAGATTACTTGCACAAGAACTTTTATAAAAAGAAAGGTGGAGAAAGAAATGATTGAAATTTTAAATCGAATTAACATATTAGCTAAGAAACAAAAAGAAGATGGTTTAACACAAACAGAATTAAAGGAGCGTCAAGAATTACGTCAAGAATATCTTCAAGTTATTCGTGGTCAAGTAAACAGCACAGTTACAGGGTTAACAATATTAGACCCTTTAGGTAATGATGTTACACCTGAAAAATTGAAAGAAGAACAGCAAAAACAATCATTAAAAAAGAATGATGACGCATGAAAATGACGGCTGGCGTGGAACAAGCTGTATATGCTCTTTTATTGCTTAATCGTTTACCTAAGCGTGCTATGTTATCAGGTGAATCATTAAGTCAACAACTACATGTTTCTCCAACTTATCTTCAAAAATTAATGAGAAAACTTGTACGAGCAGGGCTTGTTTCTTCAGTGCCAGGTGTAAAAGGAGGCTTTCAATTACAAGCTGTTCCTGAAAATATTCGAATATATGATGTGTATATTGCTGTAGAAGGCTT comes from Bacillus cereus group sp. RP43 and encodes:
- a CDS encoding winged helix-turn-helix transcriptional regulator, translating into MKKEYNNRIEVVLEVIGGKWKSHILYHLTRGPIRTGELKRLVTGITQKMLTEQLKELEKDGLISRKVYNQVPPKVEYSLTEHGESLKKVLKVLCDWGGDYIKHRYPNGEVIVKNSDDN
- a CDS encoding MsnO8 family LLM class oxidoreductase, which produces MKLSVLDQTPVSNGQTPHETIQNTIELAQLVDGLGYQRIWYSEHHGSANLASASPEILIAHIASVTNQIRVGSGGIMLMHYSPLKMAEIFKTLTTLYPNRIDFGVGRAPGGDQFSTLALHEGKQPNLFNQYDKLVETMMFMSETMPIDHLYNRTLAAPLSAPLPEVWLLGSSGSSAAQAGRFGIGYSFAQFISGQLSAEMLESYRTNFTPSEFMQNPQINVGYFVMAAETAEEAEYHAASLDLNLLFLDKGMPLQILSPEEALNYSYTEMDKMHIQNNRKRFLVGNAKDVANTLRAHDENFGINEAVIGTISHSHEARLQSYRLLAQELL
- a CDS encoding Rrf2 family transcriptional regulator, which codes for MKMTAGVEQAVYALLLLNRLPKRAMLSGESLSQQLHVSPTYLQKLMRKLVRAGLVSSVPGVKGGFQLQAVPENIRIYDVYIAVEGLESLYRSNGIFHTMFQLKENTTCLLSDVMKEAEYAWQSILKRTTIAVLHQALNNTSSKESLTKIDSWLNEKVVL
- a CDS encoding DUF896 domain-containing protein; amino-acid sequence: MIEILNRINILAKKQKEDGLTQTELKERQELRQEYLQVIRGQVNSTVTGLTILDPLGNDVTPEKLKEEQQKQSLKKNDDA
- a CDS encoding nitroreductase family protein, which encodes MKKENRTANFYDVIRERRSVRFYDPLVKIKEEEIKELLEEAILAPSGTNLNPWRFMVFTDSTLKEKLLPMASGQQQVVDASAVIVVLGDMNAYSMENADKINQRAVDAGYMTEEIKDRINNSVQGYYGSVSEQVKKEWQMLDGGLVAMQLMLAAKARGYDTVPMLGYSIEEFRKEFNVPENLVNILMLAVGKAREPGFPTVRLGVDEVTYWNGKL